The genomic window CCGGAATGTGCACGCAAACGctttcaataatatataaatacatatacatatgtatgttaatgtaTTTAGAAGGAAGCGACAATTAGTCGTAAGtggtctatatacatacatatataacctgCAGTCTGATAAATTcatgtaaaaaatttgaaaaaattggtaAAGAATGTTGTACATCGCCtgtgttgttaactcagctttCCTATTTCCAATTTACGCTGCAGTGCTTCTAACGAACTGTTCAGGAAGACGGCAATAATCCCAGCAACAGTAAAAACCCCACCGATTATTGAACAGCAATTCGTGGCAAAGTGGCCAAAAGATCTACGAACAAAACTTGAGTACACAGACATAcagttttctttaaatatttagtgCTACCTTTGCTTTTCTTCATATTTCACCATCAGAGGCGATAATTCATAACTGAAGAAAATACCCGGCATTCCACGCTCCTTATTCGAAAGGTCCTTCTTGTAGCGCGTCACTGAGAACTGGTTGGTATGTATGGGCGGGCTCTTCACTTTTGCATACATTGTAGGCACGATTTTCAAATAGTAATTATACATTTCGCTTTTTAcatctataaaataaaattattatactttaaAAAGTGTtgcatattaacaaaaacatattttaaatggtGAAATATCACTAATGAAAAGCAATTGCAAAATACAATTATCTTGTTTCCTCTTACGATTACAGAAATTCACAACTAGAGGGCGCTCTGTATTATTAATTCTCTTTTAACTCATTTTACCATATggttaattaataaaattcgcTTAAAAAGTTTACATTATAATTATTACAGACTCGTAAAATAGGTGCAATTAACACAATAAAAGGATTCATAGATGTTTaaataattcacaaattttacatttctaCTGCAAACTGGAGAACAGAATGTTGAATTTATTTAGGCGTTCTCTGTTTATTATCGCACTTTCGCTGTCATTTTTCTCTTTGTCTTTATGACAtttctcacaaaaaaaaatatatacgacATAGTACGAAATCGCGTGTAATTCGCATGGGAAGAAATTCTATAATCCATTAGATCGGTTTGCGAATATATAACTTTAAGCTTCGGTTGTGGGACAAACCAAAATTAACTTTTGTCTACCGCGAAACAGAAACATTAATCCACGTGCAATTACTAATCAAAGTAAGCTAACAATTTAGAATGCCAGCTTTGCCTAGTGGAGCTTTTGGCCAAGCACAAGGTCCATCATGTTTTGATAAAATGAAGACTGGATTCACAATTGGCTTTTGTGTGGGCATGGCAAGTGGTGCACTCTTTGGCGGCTTCTCTGCGTTGCGGTGAGTATTGTGCTTAAAAACGAAGCGGCTGATGCAACTTCATTTAATTACATAATGGGCCAGCAAAATGCGGCTCAAAGATTGCTTTTGGAACGAATGAAGATGTTCAaggtttttaataatttctctaATTTACAGGTATGGTTTGCGCGGACGCGAGTTAATAAACAATGTAGGAAAAGTGATGTTGCAGGGTGGAGGAACATTTGGTACTTTTATGGCCATTGGTACCGGTATTCGTtgctaaaataaattattttgtaaggcATGTATGACAACGACATGCCCAACATATTTTCGGGATTTTTACGTAATACTAAGTTTTGAGTAATCATTTAATGGAATTCATTTAGCagttatatgtgtatattaaacatataaaatactttttgtttttgaaaattatttcttggAATAACTGGAAAAATGGGGTATTAGTGGGTTGTTGTTATTCTAGCTGTAGAAGTCTGCCTAGTTGACAGTCGCTGGCCGTATAAAAAAACGGCTCGTTTCTAGTTATGTAGGCCGGGGTATTAGTGGGTCATAAACAATGCTGTCAGTTTAATAAGCTTCAGATAGGTTTGAAAAATGTGTGATTCATCATTCTATGTTTCATGTTgtataaatctatattttttcacttaccTTTGTCTGATTCCACATGTAACCCATCAAGGGGATGCGTCTTAGCAAATTCTATTTTATCACCAAAAGACAAGTGATTAATTGTGTGGTCTAATTTCACATCGGAGAATTGAAAGTCATGTATATGAAATTGCCTAATTGAGAAGCTGTTACCAGGTGCTATATGGAAACTACCAGccatctgaaattttgtttataaacaatatttactatacatacatacattttgcaTTTACCGGCACAAATACTTACTCTATTGACTTCCAAGTGGCCTTGTACTCGACAACCTTCTTTAAATGCATCAATATCATTGCGTTTAAACTGGTCCTTACACTGCTCGATTTTATCTAATTGCACATTCCACTTTCTGTGGCGATAAGCCTCCAACACCTCTTCACAAGTATTGCAGCACCTAAATGAGCAGAAGAactttaaaattccatttaaaatagttttatttatctATGATACGTACTGTGTACTATTATGCTCGGCGCCGTAACAACTACCACAGgtggaatttttatttgatgGCGACACAGCGACAATTTCTTTTATGGGCTCAGTTTCCTTCATTGGCTTACCCTGTAAGTCTAGACGATGTTTGAAAATATCATGATCAACTTGTAAATGTTGATCACCTGAAGAATCCATTGCATCCAGTGAGAcatctacaaaaacaaaaatttttgtaaatcacACGCAAATAATGTgaacattttaattacatacagCTGCAAGCTAAATTATGTATGGTTAAATCCAAATTGATGCGTAGCTTGTGATTGCGTGTAGTATCTACAAACAGCTCCTCTGTGAGATTCGGACGCATATAGGCAATACATTCTAGAAATATCAGTATAACAATGATGCTGGTGCTGATTAGGGTAACTGAAACCAAagagtaaatttaatttgtttgatttttttataatttaataaacatgTACCTGCAGCACCGCTTACAGTGCGCACACTAAAATCCTCAAGCGTACGTGGATATGCATCCAACCGGCGGAGCACATCCGCGATTCTCATGTTTCACCGTAGTTCCACAATTATTGTAATTCTATACAATTAAAAATGGCTACAAACCTAAGTTCTCGATTTCAGCAATACTCAACTGTCGTCTttttaaagattaatattattaaacattttaaggAATTGAAATAGAAGGAGGAACGAAATTGCTGCGCTGTTAAAGAAAAAGGGCACGTTTGTTATTTTGCTAGTTTTTTCTTCTGCTAATTCACTGATGTGTATGTTGGTATGCATATTTACgaatgtcaaataaaaaatagaacgATAACAAGTTGATTCGATATTCAACTcaagtttataaacaaaaatatgaaaagatttgtttataaaattataagtaCCTACAATTATTAAACCAAATTATATGTTAATTgcgtattattaaaaaaaaaataaaatataaatttctctaGTAAAAAGTTGCCAGATTGAATAAGTTAATATTGTTAactaaatttactttttgtatgaaatcaaATTCAATTAGTAAAGGacctaaattaaaatatatcaaaccgttataagatattaaattaatattcctAAGTAATGGTTtgcatttataattaaatgtaattataaTGCATGTAAACATGGCCTTAGGTAATCTACTTTTTTCTATGTGGccacattttataaattcaataaattttgctcGTTCTTTGCAGAAGTCGCCGCTTCGTGCCATTCGTTGACTTTCGTTCGCCGCGAACGGTAATATTTGTAGAAATCTTAAACAATagcgatatatatatatacatacataagtatataccatTCGCTTCGAACGCTTATATTTAAAACGCATTAGGGATATTATAGGCGTTTTactaaagtaaagtaaaattgCAGTATCAGTTCTAGCGCATActatagtttttgaaataaaaactattttgtgaATAGTGCTCGCACAAGCCTGCAAAATCAATTGAggcaaagtttttaattaaaaaaacattcgtgttttccaattttaaacagattatTTGAATTAGTGGGAGTCTCAAtcaatttaaaagcaaattattgGTTGATAGGACATCTCTTACTTAAAGTTTCTCGGTTCGAGTTTGTGGTTGTGAGGTTAAGCGTTTTATTAGTATTCCCttgttttaattacatttcaaaCGCAAAAAAGTACGCTCACTATAAATCACGTAAATTTACAACGCACATATCCAGCCGTCCGTCGATTAGTGATAcctttataaataaacaagaagTGTGGAATTAAAAGCAGACTGAGTATATCAAGCGCCCAAACGCTCCGACACAAACATATACTAAAATCCAACAAGATGACCTCGACTCCACCAAAAACGGGCGAAGATTTGCTTGGCGGTAAGTAGTTTTACAATTGTGCATATATAcgtttgtattttatattatctaCAACAGTCTGCATAataggtatacatacatatatgtaaaaagtcaattcgatgttttttttttattttgccacGTTAATAAATCGTTGCTATTTTAAAAGCCACTCGACTCAGCAGCCATTTTTGAGAGCTTTCTCGTCatttttctgacattttttcagctactacattttttaaggtgttgttagtttttattttgaagtgTTGTTTACCTTTTATCGGCGTCAAACCAGCGAGTATCTCTTCGTGGCtaactttgtttttgtgtatgtacatttgtggtTGTGTTTCATTTACGTAGGTACATACCAGTTTTCTTTCCATTACTTATCtagtttcatttatttttgcatttgcgTTTTCTTATTTACTTCTGTATTTGTTGACTTTTAATGCTAGGCGGTgttgttttgcttatttacagtCCCATTGTGTGGTGCGTATTATTGTCCCCTATTGGTCTTGAAATTAAGCCTTTTATTTGcctaaaattatttacataaatacaataataagaaaattgataattaaatgGTTAAGAGAATTTATTTGTACACAGCGGTTTCTTAGAGGTTAAAGAggtttaaaagttgaaaatttacataatacaagcctcaaaaaacaaaaataaaaaacagttgtGGTGATagaatacatatataagaatcCATTTggtttttctaaaataaaagcaaGCTTAGAAGAGTGCCCGTGTTGGCGCAGGCGCTATTTTCGACATTACGAAAGTAAAATAGAAAAGTGAGCAGATAAAATTGGATGCCTGTTTTGGTAAACAAGCGAATTTATAAGGTACATGGGTAGATATTGGATGATTCGCTCGGGGGTTATTTCTTAGCTGTTGCTCATATAAGCCGCCATTTGTTATGCCACACTTTTCCGCTTGGAATAAATGTGtaaataggtacatacatacatatgtattatatgcatCAAATCTGTTAACTGTCGGACACCACCACCTCTGCATCTGCTTTTGGTTCCGGTTTTTTGCGTCTTTGTATTGACGCCATTTTCCTGTTGTCGACACACACGTCAGACTCACCACTCAGTGCTCTTACAACGGCACGTAGTCACTTTTGACTCTTGTAACGAAgttaaaaagcaaaacaaaagttttcaaaacagATAGGAGCTTAATATAATAGCCATATTGGGTActatgcgatttttttttatcttttcaaataattcaaatgCGACTTCACTTcttagcaaaaaattttatttttattttgtataaattttttatttgttttattaaatagtGAATCAATAAGTATTTAGAAAATGTGTAATAATTCTGTTAGTGATTCAATTGTTATTTAGAAATGTTATATGTAATAATTCTATTATTGCTGCACACATCCTTTACTTCTTCATGTTTTAATTCTCCGTCTACGAATGCACAAATTACaccttcatatacatatgtacatacatatttacaacgtATGTACGTCCATTGACGTCATAGCTTTATACTATAATTTCTTGCATAGGTTTATAAGTACGTTGTTGGTATTTACTATTTACCAAACAaactttcatatatacatacatacatataggtatgtacatattccTTTTTTTCATGCATATTCCAAATGCAGATTTAATGTAGAGTGAAGCTACTTTTTGGTTATATGTATCTACCAGTAATATACcactaatataaaaaaatatctcaatGAACTAACAATAttgcattttattgtttttgattccacttaaaatttaacaatattcATTAAACCTgcctttaaaaaacaaaaaaaagataaaaacagtataagaattttgtaaatttgtaagcaattattatacatatgtacatacgtacataggTCAAAGTCTCCTGAGTTGGCAATATTCACTTATGAAGCTATTTTAAATTGGATAAtcacaataaaaattgaaagtttattcacctatgtatatgtatatgaatatatttattatatgaatacaATTGTATACATTTGTGaaacaattacatatatacatacatatgtacatacatacatatatacacatgcactAGCAAACTCACGTTTTTCTACATATTATTCCCATATACCTCAGCGTagcaaaaaaatgttgttacgtgtgtgaattgcattttttattttatttttacttttggttATTCTTATTCATTCAATGCGTagtactttaaattttttctgctcGCTCCTGTcgctataataaaatttatacatttgtaGTATCGGTACATAACCTTTCTCCTTAAGTACTACAATATTgttctgtttattttatttttatcatatgCGTCGTATCGCTTACTTCCTACCATTTGGCGCCTGTGTATCTGTTAAATCgcttatatattttcattcatgtggggcaatgtacatacatacatatgtacatctgtattGGCGAAAGGTTTTATTGCTTTCAATCGGACGCCAGCTGTCGACGTTGACTtcctttgtttatttgtttaaaagtgCTGTCTTCTTGCTATTTATTTTTGCCGCTTGACTGTTGATATGttttgttcatttttatttGGATGTGCTAATAAACTTGTGAATTCAATAATACATATTAGCTTCGTCATTTTGTTTGTAATTCACGTaaaaaataagaacacaaaaaaaaacagttaagaCATGTTAAGTAAAAAGCGTTAAGTAGGTACTTAAAGGTGGATTACGAATTTCACCACAACAgctaaatgaaatttttccTCAGGTGAAAAGTGTGATTCATTActgatatttatatttctagcaaaattttaaagtggCAAATCGTAGTTAGATATAATTGTGTGTAAATGACCAGCGTAACGAGCtgcgtcgatttagccatatgcCTGtaactgtctgtatatacgcgaagaagctgcttatttgtctgaATTGCCTAAATCGGACCACTagaaactgaacgttcaaaataaagtttatacatatatagaaaagtTTTGACGTTCAAAGacatgttcttgtatggaaaactttttttattattttaaaatttttaccaaattacggagggtatgtacatataatacgtACGTTTTTTATTGTCAATACGTCAACTTATCTAATGTGTTTCCCACACTATGCTCAATTGCATTATTTATTGACATTACGCGGCAATTTTAGCCTCTcctgtatttgttattatcttcttttttttatcgattttccaCTTCAAAGCATGTGTTTTTCGATGTCTATTTTTCAAGGCTCAACTATTAACATTAGTTTCGGTGCTTTTGGTCTATTCTCTTGTGTAAACAATTCTGACGTTGCGGTTTTTTTAGACCCCTTCGCATCGGCATTGTCTCAATGTGGCAGCAACTGCTTGAGACGTCGCCAATCgtaatgtaaacaattttttatgtggCATTTTGGTTTTACATCTAACACtttgtgtacaaaatttccGTTTTAACAACACGCCTCATTTTGATCTTTTCAACTTGACTTTTGTTTACTTCTCGTTGATTCTTTAGCACTTGCAGTCATTTTTACGTTTACctcaattttctttttaacagcaaAGTTTATTGAACACTACAAGCATATAATATAaactatttatgtacataaatacacacataattTGTAATTACCAGCTTCGCGCTCAGTACGACTAAAAACTGGTACAGACgcatttttcataataattcaTTCATAATGTTTTTCCACTGCCACTCGagtgtaaattttttgcttctcgtataaataattgatttattatatgtatgtacatatgtatttggatatctacatacatatgtatgcataacaCATAGAACAGCCGGTTTTTAGCGATATTTTCAACGTATGCGGCATATTTGGCACATATTTATGGGCGTGCTTCAACCGGTTATGCAGCTACATACTTAATAATACACATAACTATATACttactataaaatatttggatTTTCGCTCACTTTGAAAGGAAAATCGTAGCATAAAAATCAACAAGTTCGTACCAAGTGATCAAATTTAACCCGGACTGACAAATAAACATGTGCTTatttatatacctacatattatacctacatatgcatatattatttttggttctctaatacttatatacatatgtacgtcaatttgttaaatttttgctttgatgTGTACCACTTTATCACAAACGCGTATCAGCTTTTGGTTACTGCGTAGTAAACCGCCACCACGTTTTTAGCAAAGCCCATTGATAGTGACTTGaagtgtttgtaaatatttcatcACGCTTCCACGCGCTGCGCGAAAGACTGACTGTATGTGGCTTTGTATAAGAACAAATCAATGTATGATTAATTCTTTGCTATTTTTAGAATAAATCGACGAATACTTATAcctctatgtatgtacatagtatgtatgcatatataaatacattttcgttTGTTTTGCTAATTCTCTTTACCTGTACCTGTGGACGTTACGAGCTACGTTTTCTGTAGACGCGAATCATTGCCTGTCTATTGTCATCGCCATGTGAAGGTGTAAATAGTGTTTACATTATCGTTTTGTATGCCAGTTTGACATCACGTACGCTTTTCATATATTGCAGTGGTTGTCACCATGCCACTATTATATGGCTCTAGACCTGACTGTACGTGTTGCATGTAATTTTGCGGCTTCTCGTAAGCCAAACGCATGTCTGCAATTCCTTTTAAATGTGTACCTGgccttttatttaatttataataggaaaaagtatgtacatatatatatattgtttgaaGTATACTTCTTTTACCTACGTCAATGTTAAGTGAAGACCTTAACGGCAACGTGATAGCTCAAACTTCGTATATTCATGAGATCCAAAAAACGAACTTACATATATTGAAGGCAAGCAggtgtaaaaaatataacagatataatatatttttagagttTTTAGGCTGCctagaataaaaaatttttaacagaacACATTAAcacatttcatattttacatAGCGATAACAGAAAAAGATATattctatattattttatagtGATATTATAAATGTTAGAGAAGTTgcctaatataatattaatagatGGATTTTGAGTGTTAATTAATGCTATAAAGCAACATGCATTTCTTAACTTATTAACAGTGGAAATAACATTACATGTTGTACATCTGCTAACATCTTCGAATTTTCGAATCACTTTACATTACAGCAAATGTTATATTAACAGCGTTTAATTTAGTGCTGTTAAATATCAGTATCGTAAACAGAAGCTGTTAAAGATGATAAAATAACATTCTTTGCGCTCCTCAGCATTTTTATTTCGTTCTTCAGCCgaccttaaaatatttaatgatctCTCTACCTAAGATTATGTCTAAATTGTGTGCGAACTAAGAAAGGCCAACAATAAGAAATTCGCACAGCTGTTATTACTGACCTCTCCGCTCTATTACAGGTATATTACAATGAGTTTCGAAGGATTAGTTTGCAATAGCAAAAAAAGACAATGCCACCAGCTACACCTGCTAAAAGgaaatgaaaggaaaaatcCCTTCTTAACTATAACCTTTTAGGCTGTCTGAAGCATTAGCGCAAATTAAACTGTCTGCTGCACAATTATTTAGACGCAGCATGGGACGAAAGTGATTTTAAgaccaactttttttttttttggtacctAAGAAAGTTCTAAGAACCACAacttaatacacatacatacatatgtatgtatatcgttgtatttttaagataagtaaaattatatgtaggttaggttagatggctagTATATGTAGTTCTTTGTGTGGCCattgaaaagaagaactcctgtgtttgtaccataaattagcaaaacgcttagtagccaacaGAAATAGGGCAATGCCCCGTTAAAAGCCCcaaaactagggagaggctagcttTACTGAgtgcaaagagatcactagatctcttgccaTCACACGATTTTATAAAAGCCCTCCTGATAAATGGTTCCTCGGAATGCGCTCTCTTATATACCAGTCCATCAGTCTCTGCAGAGTTTTGTTCTGAAATTTGATGTGCTAAATTTCAACTTGAGTTTCCACATAACGCGTAAATTGTAAAAATCTCGCAATATCTGTAATCAAagtaaacaaatgcaaatacgTAGATAACATGTTTTGCTACAAACAATTGCATAAATTGTGGATATTGCAACACCTGTTGTTTACCTCGTTATTTGAGTACCAGCCAAACCACAGTGCGTTATAATTCTATAGTAATTGATACCCCacagttggttggttggttatTGAGTATTGCCGTTTGCATTTACGCATTACTGTGATTTAATGCATGCAATCTAAatataaatgcaacaaaaaaattccatatatttGCTATCAGAATGTGGCTTTcgataaaatgtaattaaagcTACTTTTATTTAAGATATATAATAATATGAGGTGGCCAGACATGAACCCACATAATAACATGCgatttacttatttacatatattattaaataaacatatttactattgCATATGCAACTGCTTGCGTCCTTGTACAATCTGCTTTATTTTctggcacacatacacaataagcTGCCCACATAAAGTCGCTATAAATGCGTAAATTGATTGATCGTGACACGTGATcgctataaaatgtataataaatatatgtaaatatgcatgtgCCGGACATTCTAATTAGTCTATTGGTATATTAGCTGCATTGTGCTTTAAATACTTAGTAGCTGGGGCTTGGTGCTAAGGAAACGTGCAAttacatgcacacaaacactTACTTGTATATGATTTACTTTCAGTGTTCCATAGATCTTAGGTCTTTATTCGCACTTACAGCACGTGCTTTCTAACTACTTGCAGTCAATTTAGTTCATGTTTGCtttgcgtacatacatacatagttatcgGCACTTTCTCATATAGCAGTTTGCTTGCGTTGGCTGACCATTTTTCAATTGCTACTAATTTACAcaatatgtgtttatgtttgtttttatgtaaattcaGCAAATAGTTGTCAGAAAAACCAATTATAGCTACAATTAAATCTTGCTGACGTCTGCTAAAGAGACCTTATTGCTACTAAGTATTTCTTAGAGAATATTTGCTCCATTTGTTATGTGATTCGAATATGTTTACCATCTgttcaaatttgactcggactgacgaagaaaaatacagtttcaagtatttaaacacaaatatttatcattGCCTTCAAAATAGGTTCCTTAACTCAGATAAATAGTATGAAAATGTTTTCTGTCAGATTTTACTTTTTAGGGTCTTAAATATGACTTACTTGGGAAATGAAATAGGAGTATTCTTATGCTTGTCTGAAGACGTATCTAGTCTGCCACAAACAGCTGGAAAACACACACTAATTGATATATAGAGCTAAAATTTCAAAGGAACATAAAAGGATTGTACCAATctaggaaaaaaaaataatcgattcaGCTTTAGCGCCAGTTTAAACGGACCaatccggttcaaattt from Bactrocera tryoni isolate S06 chromosome 5, CSIRO_BtryS06_freeze2, whole genome shotgun sequence includes these protein-coding regions:
- the LOC120776462 gene encoding endoplasmic reticulum-Golgi intermediate compartment protein 3 → MRIADVLRRLDAYPRTLEDFSVRTVSGAAVTLISTSIIVILIFLECIAYMRPNLTEELFVDTTRNHKLRINLDLTIHNLACSYVSLDAMDSSGDQHLQVDHDIFKHRLDLQGKPMKETEPIKEIVAVSPSNKNSTCGSCYGAEHNSTQCCNTCEEVLEAYRHRKWNVQLDKIEQCKDQFKRNDIDAFKEGCRVQGHLEVNRMAGSFHIAPGNSFSIRQFHIHDFQFSDVKLDHTINHLSFGDKIEFAKTHPLDGLHVESDKDVKSEMYNYYLKIVPTMYAKVKSPPIHTNQFSVTRYKKDLSNKERGMPGIFFSYELSPLMVKYEEKQRSFGHFATNCCSIIGGVFTVAGIIAVFLNSSLEALQRKLEIGKLS
- the LOC120776463 gene encoding reactive oxygen species modulator 1; protein product: MPALPSGAFGQAQGPSCFDKMKTGFTIGFCVGMASGALFGGFSALRYGLRGRELINNVGKVMLQGGGTFGTFMAIGTGIRC